One Antiquaquibacter oligotrophicus genomic region harbors:
- a CDS encoding flavin monoamine oxidase family protein — MSFTRRSFIVGAASGMSVLVLAACTDPSPAPTPSPTREPEVVPSPRSFYRSNWSGDAYARGATTYTAVGSLPQSRETLREPIDDRIFLAGEALSDDPGTVRGAVTSGRSAAYLALAAMAPGERIAVVGAGAAGSSAARVLVAGGADVVVVEARDRTGGRIDSNVVGDEFFELGAWRLDETVDGGVIDAARQEGVEFVPVQGGSAFGADGADAPLEQSTDDAVILAEALAEASAWALAQGEDVPVADAVREGVDLESWVTEGGPTSSELADQTLLSIAALTGADPGVLSSWFDVPAGGQSVVPVGPLSGFIDTALDGIDTALSTAVTVISRSDSGVSLRLATGESLSVDRVIVTAPVGVLRSDVLQFDPLLPVRYRGALSALSVGDIELIRLEFDAPFWDTEAVWWVRDDDAVVRMWVNLLPATGRPVLLGVVAGADAAALADLSDAALREAALRSLAPFAVQPTT; from the coding sequence ATGTCGTTCACACGCCGAAGCTTCATCGTTGGTGCTGCATCCGGCATGTCGGTGCTGGTTCTCGCAGCATGCACCGACCCGTCTCCAGCGCCCACTCCCTCGCCGACGAGGGAGCCAGAGGTCGTTCCGTCTCCGCGTTCCTTCTACCGCTCCAACTGGTCGGGCGATGCGTATGCCCGTGGCGCGACCACCTACACGGCCGTCGGTAGCCTGCCCCAGAGCCGGGAGACACTTCGGGAGCCGATCGACGATCGCATCTTCCTCGCCGGGGAGGCGCTCTCCGACGACCCGGGAACGGTGCGGGGTGCCGTGACCTCCGGCCGTTCGGCGGCCTACCTGGCGCTCGCCGCGATGGCCCCCGGTGAGCGTATTGCCGTGGTCGGCGCCGGGGCGGCTGGCAGCAGTGCGGCCCGGGTTCTCGTTGCCGGTGGCGCTGATGTTGTTGTTGTGGAGGCCCGTGATCGCACGGGTGGTCGCATTGACAGCAACGTTGTCGGGGACGAGTTCTTCGAGTTGGGCGCGTGGCGTCTCGATGAGACCGTCGACGGTGGGGTTATCGACGCCGCCCGTCAGGAGGGTGTCGAGTTTGTGCCCGTCCAGGGTGGGTCCGCTTTCGGCGCGGACGGCGCGGATGCCCCTCTCGAGCAGTCGACGGACGACGCCGTAATCCTGGCCGAAGCCCTTGCCGAGGCATCCGCGTGGGCGCTCGCCCAGGGGGAGGACGTACCGGTCGCCGACGCGGTGCGCGAGGGTGTCGATCTGGAGAGCTGGGTGACCGAGGGTGGTCCGACCTCGAGCGAGCTTGCTGACCAGACGCTCCTGTCGATCGCCGCTCTGACGGGAGCCGACCCTGGTGTGTTGAGTTCGTGGTTCGACGTGCCGGCCGGTGGACAGTCCGTTGTTCCGGTCGGTCCGCTCTCGGGTTTCATCGATACGGCCCTCGATGGGATCGACACTGCACTGTCAACGGCGGTGACGGTCATCTCCCGGAGCGACTCCGGCGTGAGTCTGCGCCTGGCGACGGGGGAGTCCCTCTCCGTGGACCGCGTCATCGTGACCGCGCCTGTCGGCGTGCTCCGCAGCGACGTGCTCCAGTTCGACCCGCTGCTGCCGGTGCGCTACCGGGGTGCCCTGAGCGCCCTCTCCGTCGGCGACATCGAGCTCATCCGACTCGAATTCGACGCCCCGTTCTGGGATACCGAGGCCGTGTGGTGGGTTCGTGACGACGACGCGGTCGTTCGTATGTGGGTGAATCTGCTGCCGGCTACCGGGCGTCCGGTGCTGCTGGGTGTTGTGGCCGGTGCGGATGCCGCGGCTCTCGCCGACCTGAGCGACGCCGCTCTTCGCGAGGCCGCCCTCCGAAGCCTCGCCCCCTTCGCAGTGCAGCCCACCACCTGA
- a CDS encoding fucose isomerase, with translation MTYVLPTPITRGAARPNTVYTVASGDLRLSANSKCWPTQQRLEADLTAAVNSFGWEVERAHGIDPVTGHGFIDSQRKGIEVFSTLPKDAPLIVVEAVWQYSHHVLAGLRDHEGPILLVANWAGDYPGLVGLLNLAGSLTKAGITYSTLWSKDFTDEWARERLDTWLRTEIIEHDASHVHPLPELDASSPEVELGVALAHQLRDEKAIIGIFDEGCMGMYNAIIDDEMLNALGIYKERLSQSALVAEMATVTDDEAAAIKTWLDDAGFTFHFGTDEATELTEAQVLSQLRMYIAAVRISDTYGVDAVGIQYQQGLKDTVPASDLAEGLLNNVERPPVFSKDGRELFAGLAIPHFNEVDEGVAVDALATNRIWTAMGLDPATTLHDIRWGEEYDGDFVWVFEISGSVPASHNGGYDKSYSMRQPPMFFPLGGGTLSGVSKPGEIVWSRVFIMDDHLHLDIGRGHVVDLPAAETQRRLDATDPQWPIMNAVLHGVDRDQLMGRHKANHVQVVYAPDAETADRAMLAKAAFFAELGLEVHVCGETALTPA, from the coding sequence ATGACCTACGTATTGCCGACCCCGATCACGCGGGGAGCAGCCCGCCCGAACACGGTCTACACGGTGGCCAGCGGCGACCTCCGGCTGAGCGCGAACTCGAAGTGCTGGCCGACCCAGCAGCGTCTCGAGGCCGACCTGACGGCCGCGGTGAACTCGTTCGGCTGGGAGGTGGAGCGAGCGCACGGCATCGACCCGGTCACCGGTCACGGCTTCATCGACAGCCAGCGCAAGGGCATCGAGGTCTTCTCGACCCTGCCGAAAGATGCCCCGCTCATCGTTGTCGAGGCCGTCTGGCAGTACAGCCACCACGTGCTCGCGGGCCTCCGCGACCACGAGGGGCCCATCCTCCTTGTCGCCAACTGGGCGGGCGACTACCCCGGCCTGGTCGGCCTGCTCAACCTCGCGGGCAGCCTCACCAAGGCTGGCATCACCTACTCGACCCTGTGGAGTAAGGACTTCACCGACGAGTGGGCGCGGGAGCGCCTCGACACGTGGCTGCGCACCGAGATCATCGAGCACGACGCCTCGCACGTGCATCCGCTGCCCGAACTGGACGCGTCGAGCCCGGAGGTCGAACTGGGGGTGGCGCTCGCGCACCAACTCCGCGACGAGAAGGCCATCATCGGCATCTTCGATGAAGGCTGCATGGGCATGTACAACGCCATCATCGACGACGAGATGCTTAACGCGCTGGGCATCTACAAGGAGCGGCTCTCGCAGAGCGCGCTCGTCGCCGAGATGGCGACGGTGACGGATGACGAAGCGGCCGCGATCAAGACGTGGCTCGACGATGCGGGCTTCACCTTCCACTTCGGCACGGACGAGGCGACCGAGCTCACCGAGGCTCAGGTGCTCAGCCAACTGCGGATGTACATCGCCGCCGTGCGCATCTCCGACACGTACGGGGTGGATGCCGTGGGAATCCAGTACCAGCAGGGACTCAAGGACACGGTGCCCGCCAGCGACCTCGCCGAGGGTCTCCTCAACAATGTCGAGCGGCCCCCCGTGTTCTCGAAGGACGGGCGCGAGCTCTTCGCGGGCCTCGCCATCCCGCACTTCAACGAAGTCGACGAGGGTGTCGCGGTCGACGCCCTCGCGACGAACCGCATCTGGACGGCGATGGGGCTCGACCCGGCGACCACCCTTCACGACATCCGGTGGGGTGAGGAATACGACGGCGACTTCGTGTGGGTTTTCGAGATCTCCGGCTCCGTGCCCGCGAGCCACAACGGTGGCTACGACAAGAGCTACAGCATGCGGCAGCCGCCCATGTTCTTCCCGCTCGGCGGCGGCACCCTGAGTGGTGTCTCCAAGCCCGGCGAGATCGTCTGGTCTCGGGTGTTCATCATGGACGATCACCTGCACCTGGACATCGGCCGCGGGCACGTCGTTGACCTCCCGGCCGCGGAGACCCAGCGTCGCCTCGACGCCACCGACCCGCAGTGGCCGATCATGAACGCCGTGCTGCACGGTGTCGATCGCGACCAGCTCATGGGACGCCACAAGGCCAACCACGTGCAGGTTGTGTACGCACCGGATGCCGAGACCGCCGATCGCGCGATGCTCGCCAAAGCGGCCTTCTTCGCCGAGTTGGGGCTCGAAGTTCACGTGTGCGGCGAGACGGCCCTCACCCCGGCGTAA
- the rbsK gene encoding ribokinase, with protein sequence MSTSNILVLGSANLDVVVRMPRLPSPGETVFGSTVTEVPGGKGLNQAVAAARAGGRVAFSGAVGDDPFGRVLERALVEEGIDTTALETTSTPTGTARISVDESGENSIVVVPGANADVAMDEHHEHVVGAADFLVMQLETPIETVRRAALVATRVGAFVVLTPAPVHELDDEFLSSVDLLVANEHEAAALAGGSDPQESAQRLSARTGKAVIVTLGSAGCLLSSAGGDARRFPARPVAAVDTTAAGDTFVGALVAHLAGGGSMEEAIERGTAAASIAVTRPGATSSMPTREEIDAALAASNTEKEPA encoded by the coding sequence ATGTCCACCAGCAACATCCTCGTGCTCGGCAGCGCCAACCTTGACGTTGTCGTGAGGATGCCCCGTCTGCCCTCGCCCGGAGAGACCGTGTTCGGGAGCACCGTGACCGAGGTCCCCGGCGGCAAAGGCCTCAATCAGGCCGTTGCCGCCGCGCGGGCGGGCGGACGTGTCGCGTTCTCGGGTGCTGTCGGCGACGACCCGTTCGGTCGAGTGCTGGAACGCGCGCTCGTCGAGGAGGGCATCGACACGACAGCGCTCGAGACGACATCCACCCCCACCGGCACCGCGCGTATCAGCGTCGACGAGTCCGGCGAGAACTCGATCGTTGTTGTTCCGGGCGCCAACGCGGACGTTGCAATGGACGAGCATCACGAGCATGTCGTGGGCGCGGCCGACTTTCTCGTGATGCAACTGGAAACGCCCATCGAGACGGTCCGGCGCGCGGCGCTCGTCGCCACGCGAGTCGGTGCGTTTGTTGTGCTCACCCCCGCGCCCGTTCACGAGCTGGACGACGAGTTCCTCAGCTCCGTCGACCTCCTCGTCGCAAACGAGCACGAGGCAGCAGCACTCGCGGGGGGCAGCGATCCCCAAGAATCCGCGCAACGCCTGAGTGCCCGCACCGGTAAAGCCGTCATCGTCACCCTCGGCTCCGCCGGCTGCCTGCTCTCCTCCGCGGGAGGGGATGCCCGCAGGTTCCCCGCGAGACCGGTCGCTGCCGTCGACACGACGGCAGCGGGGGACACGTTCGTGGGCGCGCTCGTTGCACACCTTGCGGGAGGCGGCTCGATGGAGGAGGCCATCGAGCGCGGAACCGCAGCAGCATCCATCGCCGTCACGAGGCCGGGAGCGACGAGTTCCATGCCGACGCGAGAAGAGATCGACGCCGCACTTGCCGCGTCCAACACCGAGAAGGAACCAGCATGA